TATTCTGGTTTCGATCCCATTTCAAGTGGTCCTGAATATCGTGGGTATCCCGAAACCGCATTCGTAGTCGTTTTTGGAGTTTGACGGCACGAAGTTCTGACTTCATCTCGATGGAAGAAAGGCTCTCGTTGAAGCTGAGAATCGGATGGCTCGTGGTGGGAAATAGGTCCTGTATGTATTTGCTAAACGGAACGTCATCCTTCCAATGGAGCCTGTATGTCCCCGTCTCTAGACGGTCCGGTGACTGATAGAGCGCTGAACAATCTATCATGGTGAGGACATTGACCACAAGACTGCTGGCATTGAGCAGATTACTTCGCCTTGGTTCGCTGTGGGCCCCTTGATTGGCGATGAAGTCACAAAGCTCTGCTCGGGTGAGATCCGGGTTTGCCTTTAATTGGAGAATCGCATGGTGAAGATCCTGGTGTGTCTTGAATAGCCTGTTTTCGGGAGAGCAGCTGTCGACATAGTTCAAGATCAGTGCTTTGTAAAACTGGAAAAATCGTTGAAGTTGGCCGATTCGTCGATGAGGACAGCTCCTTGAATTGCACTCTTTCTCAGACTCAAGATCATTGCAAAATTCCCAGCCCCAAAGGACTTTTCCCAGCCTTGGAAAGAGTGAATCTTCGACAGAATTCAGTGGTAGTGCAGACATGGCGGTTCGTAGATCCAAGTAAATCAATCTTGGTGAAGGAAATCAAGCCTCGATCACAAGTCTGTAAGTAGGTGATTGAAGTA
The sequence above is a segment of the Podospora pseudoanserina strain CBS 124.78 chromosome 5, whole genome shotgun sequence genome. Coding sequences within it:
- a CDS encoding hypothetical protein (EggNog:ENOG503P4EE; antiSMASH:Cluster_7), with protein sequence MSALPLNSVEDSLFPRLGKVLWGWEFCNDLESEKECNSRSCPHRRIGQLQRFFQFYKALILNYVDSCSPENRLFKTHQDLHHAILQLKANPDLTRAELCDFIANQGAHSEPRRSNLLNASSLVVNVLTMIDCSALYQSPDRLETGTYRLHWKDDVPFSKYIQDLFPTTSHPILSFNESLSSIEMKSELRAVKLQKRLRMRFRDTHDIQDHLKWDRNQNTLEIYHHTAFLKEQLRLTKSDGDFSLPSNSIRVGALPRQLVLEILDSLQSIIFPLSEPKSKRLLRSLTEQYSLDPDIQHLEVSAIRKTGEESIEYVFLADRLAELHNELQTPRPRGWLGRRLERKSGARYMLMATLCGVAFAVLLGMASLAVTCYQTWIAYQAWQHPVSSSGP